In Accipiter gentilis chromosome 18, bAccGen1.1, whole genome shotgun sequence, the following are encoded in one genomic region:
- the LOC126047839 gene encoding homeobox protein NANOG-like, with product MCAHLALPPYQPYPSGTGMGYLEFYWNSAGEAGHTPTSGGPAAAADAGQSPEGGGKRQMAEVSPASSSSGNFSQFTPDSATSPHSASSSPQPTAKSQKGKEDGMEGVRKAKSRTAFSKEQLQTLHQRFQSQKYLSPQQIRELAATLGLTYKQVKTWFQNRRMKLKRCQKHGLWTERAQCLTQGGFQPSTYLDMHPKFHQGYPITAANNIQTVPPPRQHYGAGQNAYTIVTSEDGGVFGKGGGTCSVQQTVGFIAQHKVDFYHSCPGSVEYPSTKAGDGCNFHHSATMGAPFPTAAGHHLYHS from the exons ATGTGTGCGCACTTGGCTCTGCCCCCCTACCAGCCTTACCCCAGCGGGACTGGCATGGGATACCTGGAATTTTACTGGAACTCGGCGGGGGAGGCAGGACATACCCCCACCTCGGGTGGGCCAGCGGCAGCCGCCGATGCCGGCCAGTCTccggagggaggagggaagaggcagaTGGCAG aagtaTCCCCAGCTTCATCCAGTTCTGGGAATTTCAGCCAATTCACACCAGATTCAGCCACCAGTCCACATTCGGCATCCTCGTCCCCACAGCCTACGGCTAAGTCTCAGAAGGGCAAAGAAGATGGCATGGAGGGGGTGAGGAAAGCCAAAAGCCGCACGGCTTTCTCCAAGGAGCAGCTGCAAACCCTGCACCAGAGGTTCCAGAGCCAGAAATACCTCAGCCCCCAGCAGATCCGGGAGCTGGCTGCCACCCTGGGGCTCACCTACAAGCAG GTGAAGACTTGGTTTCAGAACCGGAGGATGAAGCTGAAAAGGTGCCAGAAGCATGGCCTGTGGACTGAACGGGCTCAGTGCCTCACGCAA GGTGGTTTCCAGCCAAGTACTTACCTGGACATGCACCCCAAGTTCCACCAGGGCTACCCCATCACTGCAGCCAACAACATCCAAACCGTGCCTCCCCCCCGTCAGCACTATGGAGCAGGGCAGAACGCTTACACGATCGTGACCAGTGAGGATGGAGGAGTCTTTGGCAAAGGTGGGGGCACCTGCAGCGTGCAGCAGACAGTGGGCTTCATTGCCCAGCACAAAGTAGACTTTTACCACAGCTGTCCTGGCAGCGTGGAATATCCGAGCACAAAGGCAGGTGACGGCTGTAACTTTCACCACTCGGCCACCATGGGGGCTCCTTTCCCAACCGCTGCTGGCCACCATCTCTATCATTCCTAG